In Elaeis guineensis isolate ETL-2024a chromosome 1, EG11, whole genome shotgun sequence, a genomic segment contains:
- the LOC105060773 gene encoding pentatricopeptide repeat-containing protein At3g63370, chloroplastic codes for MSSIFHNVISVRPFLGNRSKAPQLMALSTNLIRYQHPCSNFATSSRPKSPPSHFSILSQHPTDKIPSLKEACKHWSLREAFLSLTNLTLQSPCSPSQEAYSSILELCASQKAIFQGQQIHSHIVTTNSLSDDGFLSTKLMFMYGRCGHLSCAQRLFEEMPQRTIFAWNALIGAYASHGLPFKAIELYHEMRISGLMPDACTFASVLKACSGLEDIHCGTEIHGAAIKCGFDSITFVANALVTMYAKCGRFDSAMLLFERLHGRRDVVSWNSIISASLQNGKFFEALTFFRKMHKAGILMNSYTAVGVLQACAELSLLKLGMEIHASLLKYNQEFVIYEGNALAVMYAKCGRMGEALRIFGEMGEKDNVSWNSVLSGYVQNGLYEEAVGFFYEMLESGFKPDQVSVISIASALGRLRNPLIGREVHAYAIKQGFDSDLQVGNTVMDMYTKCFHVIYAERVFHKMPAKDYISWTTVIACYAQNSCHMKALEMFREVQKGGMEVDSMMIGSVLQACSGLECLSILKQIHGYTVRNGLLDLVLQNTIIDVYGDRGKVKHAFQVFERIENKDVVSWTSMITCYVHNGLLNKALSLFTDMKKDNVEPDSVALVSILAATAGLSSLVKGKEIHGHLIRRCLITDGSVSSSLVDMYAQCGNIENSFKIFDRAAYKDLVLWTTMISACGMHGRGKDSIQLFREMQEMGLIPDHITFLALLYACSHSGLVNEGKHYLETMTSKYGLEPWPEHYACVVDLLGRSGRMEEAYKFIKSMPVEPTAAVWCALLGACRVHSNHKLGEVAAEKLLELEPENPGNYVLVSNIFASMGKWKDVDMVRTRMQERGLRKDPACSWIEVGNKVHAFVARDTSHADSVAIYTMLDEIMQRLEMEGGYVEDTRFVLHDVREEEKKRLLHGHSERLAITFGLIQTPEGAPIRITKNLRICGDCHEFTKLVSKLFEREIVVRDANRFHHFRGGSCSCNDFW; via the coding sequence ATGAGCTCAATCTTCCACAATGTAATCTCTGTCCGACCATTTCTCGGCAACCGTAGCAAGGCACCGCAATTGATGGCCCTATCCACCAATCTTATACGCTACCAACATCCCTGTTCCAACTTTGCCACCTCCTCCCGTCCCAAATCTCCACCCTCCCATTTCTCAATACTCTCCCAGCATCCCACCGACAAAATCCCTTCCCTCAAAGAGGCCTGCAAGCATTGGAGCCTCAGAGAGGCCTTCCTCTCACTCACTAACCTAACCCTTCAGAGTCCATGCTCCCCCTCTCAAGAAGCCTATTCATCCATTCTAGAGCTCTGTGCCTCCCAAAAGGCCATATTCCAAGGCCAGCAGATCCATTCTCACATTGTCACGACAAATTCTCTATCCGACGATGGGTTTCTTAGCACCAAGCTCATGTTCATGTATGGGAGATGTGGGCATCTGTCATGTGCTCAAAGGCTGTTCGAAGAAATGCCCCAAAGGACAATCTTTGCATGGAATGCCCTCATCGGAGCGTATGCCTCCCATGGCCTGCCTTTTAAGGCCATTGAACTTTATCATGAAATGCGGATATCGGGGTTAATGCCCGAtgcttgcacttttgcttctgtccTTAAAGCCTGCAGTGGGCTTGAAGATATCCATTGTGGAACTGAGATTCATGGTGCGGCGATTAAGTGTGGTTTTGACTCCATCACTTTTGTGGCCAATGCACTAGTTACCATGTATGCAAAGTGTGGGCGGTTTGATTCTGCAATGTTGTTGTTTGAAAGGTTGCATGGCAGAAGAGATGTTGTTTCATGGAATTCGATCATTTCAGCTAGTCTGCAAAATGGGAAGTTCTTTGAGGCTCTGACTTTTTTTAGAAAAATGCACAAAGCTGGAATCTTAATGAACTCATACACTGCCGTGGGTGTTCTCCAAGCTTGTGCAGAATTGTCGCTTCTGAAATTGGGCATGGAGATCCATGCTTCACTTTTAAAATATAACCAAGAATTTGTAATTTATGAAGGTAATGCGTTGGCTGTCATGTATGCAAAATGTGGACGGATGGGTGAAGCACTCCGGATTTTTGGTGAGATGGGTGAGAAAGACAACGTATCATGGAACTCAGTGCTCTCTGGTTATGTTCAGAATGGTTTATACGAGGAAGCTGTTGGTTTTTTCTATGAAATGCTTGAGAGTGGCTTCAAACCTGACCAGGTTTCTGTTATAAGTATAGCTTCAGCATTGGGTCGATTGAGAAACCCGTTGATAGGTAGGGAGGTTCATGCTTATGCAATAAAACAAGGATTTGATTCTGATTTGCAGGTAGGGAACACAGTGATGGACATGTACACAAAGTGTTTCCATGTTATTTATGCTGAACGTGTCTTCCATAAAATGCCTGCTAAAGATTATATATCTTGGACAACGGTCATTGCATGTTATGCCCAAAACTCTTGTCATATGAAGGCATTGGAAATGTTTAGGGAGGTACAGAAAGGGGGAATGGAAGTGGACTCAATGATGATTGGGAGTGTGTTACAAGCTTGTAGTGGTCTGGAATGTCTTTCCATTTTAAAACAAATTCATGGTTATACTGTCAGAAATGGTTTGCTAGATCTGGTACTCCAGAACACAATCATCGATGTCTATGGCGACCGTGGGAAGGTCAAACATGCTTTTCAGGTTTTTGAAAGGATTGAAAACAAAGATGTCGTGTCTTGGACCAGTATGATCACTTGTTATGTTCACAATGGACTCCTAAATAAAGCTCTTAGTTTATTCACAGACATGAAAAAGGACAATGTTGAACCTGATTCTGTGGCATTAGTAAGCATCCTTGCTGCTACTGCTGGTTTATCCTCCTTAGTGAAAGGAAAAGAAATTCATGGACATCTGATAAGAAGATGCCTCATTACAGATGGATCAGTCAGCAGCTCACTGGTGGACATGTATGCCCAGTGTGGAAACATAGAGAACtcattcaaaatatttgataGGGCCGCATACAAGGATTTGGTTTTATGGACAACCATGATTAGTGCTTGTGGGATGCATGGTCGAGGCAAGGATTCCATACAGCTGTTTAGGGAAATGCAAGAGATGGGTTTAATACCTGATCATATCACCTTCTTAGCTCTTCTCTATGCATGTAGTCATTCTGGACTAGTCAATGAGGGGAAACATTATTTGGAAACTATGACAAGTAAGTATGGATTAGAGCCGTGGCCGGAACACTATGCCTGTGTTGTTGATCTTCTTGGCCGTTCTGGTAGAATGGAAGAAGCATACAAATTCATAAAGTCTATGCCTGTTGAACCAACAGCAGCTGTGTGGTGTGCACTGCTTGGGGCTTGTAGGGTCCACTCGAATCATAAGCTCGGTGAAGTTGCAGCAGAGAAGCTTCTTGAGTTGGAGCCAGAAAACCCAGGAAATTATGTGCTTGTATCCAATATTTTTGCTTCAATGGGGAAATGGAAAGATGTGGACATGGTGAGAACTAGGATGCAGGAGAGGGGATTGAGGAAGGACCCTGCTTGCAGCTGGATCGAGGTGGGAAATAAGGTGCATGCATTTGTTGCAAGAGACACTTCTCATGCAGATTCAGTTGCAATCTATACAATGTTGGATGAGATAATGCAGCGATTGGAAATGGAAGGTGGTTATGTTGAGGATACTAGGTTTGTTTTGCATGATgtgagagaggaggagaagaaaagattGTTGCATGGACATAGTGAGAGGCTTGCCATCACATTTGGTTTGATTCAAACACCTGAGGGAGCACCCATCCGCATTACCAAGAACCTTCGAATTTGTGGTGATTGTCATGAATTTACCAAGCTTGTATCGAAGTTGTTTGAGCGAGAAATTGTTGTACGGGATGCCAATCGATTTCATCATTTCAGAGGTGGATCCTGTTCATGCAATGATTTCTGGTGA